GGCTCCTGCTGGGCGACGGCGATCGGAACGATCTTATAGTACAAGCCGTCCTTCACCGCCGCCAGATTATTGACCTCCAGCACCGACTCCAGGATAGAGAAGACCTCGGTCGACGGCACCCTCGTCGTCGTCCGCATCGTGACATTCGCCTTGACGCCGGGACCGATAATAAAATTGATTTTCGTGATGTCGGCAATGGAACGCAGAACCAGTTCCAGATCGGCGTTGTCGAAGTTTAACGAGACATACTGTACAGCTTCGGGATGGACCGGTACTCCCCTGGCCGCGTCACCGCGGCGAGCCCCCGGTTCGCCCAGGGGGATCGGTGCGCCTTCCAAGACGCCCGTCGATGGTAAAGGAACCGGTGCAGGCTCTATCACCTTGGGGGGAGCGGTCTCTTCCGCGTTTTCGGTATCTTCAGCCTCTTCGGTGTCTTCCGTGTCTTCGGCTTCCTCCTCTGGAGGCGCAGGTGACGTGGCGGCGGCCGGGATCGGCGCCGGTACCGGCCTCGGCGTAATGACTTCGGGCTTCGCGGGCGACGGCTGAGCCTCGGCGGTAGAACGTCCGAACGTCTGAAGCGCGGTACAAGCGGGAAGGAATGCCGCCATCGTCACGATCACAAGAAGTGCTCTTCGGGTAATCAATCCTCTCTCCTTCCTCCTATCCTGCCAGTTCAGGTCTGAATGCTTCCCCACAGCAGGCGGACGACGGCCGCTCTTCTACCAGCTACTCTACCGATCTTCGCTGACGCCGCTCCAGACGCTCCTGTCGGCGTCGTTGAATCTCTGCCCTATCGGGCCTCTCGGATCCCTCAACCCGATTGACGACAGGCTCCGGCGCTTTCACGGCGGGGGAAGCCGGCGCTGCAGGCTCGATCGCCGCCTTGAGGATGATCTCACGCGTCGTATCACCACGTTTGTAGATGATCCGATCCTCCCTGATCTCCGAGATCGTTCCTCCCGCCACCTCTTGACCGATTGCATAGATATTCGCTTTACCCCGGTCGTTCAGGATCGCTTTACGCTCATGATCGACGAGTATCGTTCCGACGAGTGTCGGCATTGGAATGGGAGGGGGTGCCGGAGGACCGGGCCTTACAGCCTGTGGAGGCGGCTGCTTGAACGGATTCTTCTCCAGCAGGACATCGAATTGCGTGAGAGGAGGACGAGCGGTTGGATTATAGGCGACCGCCTCTACCTCCGGCGAGGACCTCTTGACCGGCCGGCTTGGCGTCGAGGCGACTGGCGTCACCCAGCTCTTTATCAGAGCGGCCGTCATCGCCACCAACACGACACCCAACAGAAGGTTGACCAGCCTGAGTGGTCTACGCACCGGCGCTCTTTTCCTCCAACCCAAGGGTATAGCCGCTGACGACAACCGTGACCTGCAGTTCGGCGCCGATCCTGGGAAACGAGGCGTTTACCTGAAGCTTCGGGACGGTCAACAACTTCGGAGCGCTCTCAACCTTGTACAGGAAATCGCGAAGTTTCTTCAGGTCGGCGTTTAAAGAGAGCTCCACCGCAACCTGCGTGAATCCCTCGGCCTTCTTCGGCGCATGAATGCTCTCACTGACGATAGTCACCCCGCTCTCCCCGGCCGCCTTGTGCAACATCGCCTGAAGGTCAGCCGCAGCCAGCGTCAACTTCTCGCCCGTCAACAGTCGCTGCTGCAGCTGCTTGAACAGCGCTTCGGTCTCCGCGTACTTCTTTTCGTAACGCCTTTTGCCGTCCACAACCAGTTGGAAGCGTTCGAGGGCATCGAGCTTTTCCCGGTACTCGTTTCGAACCTCCATCTGGTTTGAAATGGCCGGCATGATAAGATAATTGCCGGTGAGAAACAGGGCCACCGCGACCCCACCCACAACCAGAAACCTACGCTCACGGGACGAGAAGGTCACGGCCGCTTCTCCTTCTCCTCAATCCGGCGACTGCCCTCAGGCCGTGGCGTAGTCTTCATCTCAAGGACCGCCTTCATCTGAAACTCCTGACCCTCGGCGCCTCGCTGGGCCACCGGCGACGTGAACTGGGCATTTTCGAAGAGCGGAGACTGTTCCAGGATCGAGATCAGATCCGAGGCGGAACCGGGGATCGTACCGCCGATCCGGACCTCCCGCTTCTCGACCACCAAGAGCGTAAGCACGACGCCTTTAGGTAAGATCTGGACCAGTTCACGCAGAACATCCAGTTTCCTGGTCTCCTCCTGATCGATCATCTGCAGGGCGGCAATCTGGCCGGCGAGGACGCCGACCTCGCCCTTGAGCTGTTCGACCCTGGCCGCTTCGGTCTTCACCTGATCGAGCGTGGCGCTTAAATCGGTAAGGGCTCGGCGCTCCCGAATCGCACCGTTCACCAGAAAGACCAGACCCAATACCACGATGAGGGCCACAAGGCGGATGGTCGTCGCAAGGCTCGGATCGCGGCGGGGCGGGGCGAGCTCCTTGGGGAGCAGGTCGATGCCAAGCGGTAGGGTGACAAGACCGTTCAACGCGAGTCCAACGGCACTTCCAAGCGAATGGGCCGTCTGCGGATCCACGTCTTTTGCCTGAATCCTCTGAAACGGTTGAAAAAACTCCACCTCAAGACCGGTCCGTTCGGCCAGGTGGTGCAGCAGATCCCCCTTACCGGCACCGGTTCCCGAGAGAGAGATGCGCCCCGTGCGTCGGTCGCCGTTGGCGTCAAGGTGACCGACCAACATAGAAAGCTCCGAGACAAGTCGATCAAGCGGCGCGGCCGGATCAAGGGTCAGCCACTTGGAATATCGAAGGATCCCCTGCTTGGCCAGGCCCAGTTCCGCCTCACCATCCCGAAGATCGATAAGGGCCCTCAGGGATTCTGCGCCAGATCCCTGGTTATAGAACAGCGCATTGAACGAGGCAAACGCCGAGACGCCAAGAGCGGTCGGCGTGATCCCCGCCTCGTGCAGCAGCGCAAGATACCGACCGATCTCCTCTTTTTTTGTTGCCGCCAGCAGGACCGTGGCCTGTTCGGCATCGCGTGCCAGCACCTGGAAATCGTACTGCGCCTCCTCCAGGGGAAAGGGAATATGGCGTTCAACCTCGTAGTCGACAATCCCCTTCATCTCCTCGTCGCCCACTGCGGGGATACCGACTGAACGCATGGTGATAAGACGCCGCGGCAGGCCGAGGGTTACGAAGGCGGGCCGTTTGGGCAATCGAGACAACAGGCCGGTCAGCCGCTCTTTGAGCGCTTCCGGCCTGTCTTTCTCATCGGCCGGCAACGATTCGATACCCCAATCGAGGAGCTGAATTCGCCCAAATGCCTTACTCAATAAGGCGTGACACAACAGCCCTCCTCGAATGTCGATACCCAGACCGACCTTTGGTGCCGGGATCAGGTCGCCGAGCTTCATACGCCGGCCTGCCTCGGATCGAGACTCCAGAGCTGGATCGAGAGCTTCGGTCGCCCGGCCAGCCCGTCGTTTCGCAAAATGGCCCCTATGCGAACCGTCAACCGCGATCCCTCCATTCGTCCGCTCGACCGGACCGCAAAACTCTTTGATCGTACGTCAGCGATCTGATTCAGCATGGCGCGAACCTGCCCCGGACTCGTTGCCCCGGTTTGGCCCGCAGGTAACATCTGGAACCCCTGCCGACCCCCTCCTGAGATGGAGGTGAGGTGGAGGGTAAATTCACCGGGGCTCTTGAACGCCGCCGCCGTACGCCGATCCAGGACCGATTTCGTCTCAACAGCCGTCAGTCCAAGGGCCATCATTATTTCCGGGCTGGCCGTATTGACATTGATCCTGCCCGAACTGAAGACCGACAGGTAACGGGCCACTCCAAGATATTCCCCCGCTTTGATATCCCGTTCCCAGGGAAGCTGCGCCTGTAACTCCGTCCGTCGTTGTTGATTGGTCACATTGCCGTAGAGGATCTCCGGCGTCATTCCCTTGACCAACAGCAACTCGTCAATAGCGGTGAAGTCGCCGTTCTTCGACCGATATGGAGTAGGTCGCGACAGGTAGTAATCATCCTCAGCGCCATTGACGCGATGGAGGGTATCGGCATCGCGCCAGTCCTGGATCGAATCGACAATGGTCGCGACCACTTTCTCGTCCGTGACGCCGGCATTGGAGAAGAGCCGACGGAGTATCGCATCGTAGTGGGGGATGAGCGCGGGTGGCGGGTTCAGGGGGATCTTGCCCTCTTCGTCCGTCACAGCGACCCAGTAATGCCCGCCGCCCAATGCAACATTCTCATAGGCGGCCGGATTGGTGTGCCAGCGCTCGGTTGTCGCGTCATACAGCGTAGAGTCCGGGACAACGTTGCGGTCGGCATTGATGATCTCCGCCGCCGCCCTGTAGACACCCGCCTCGGCCAGGTAGTACGCCTCCGCCTCCTGTCGGAAGTTGCCGGCTGCAGCCAGCTCTGTGCGCATCGAGAAGGTAAAGGTCGTAAATACGACGCCCAGAAATGTCAGGATCCAGAGGACGACGATGAGCGCCAGGCCGCGCTCATCACCTGAGGGTGTAGGGTGTAGGGTGTAGGGTGTAGAATACTGAACAGCCCAAATACCCCGCCATCCCTTCCGACTCGAAACTGAACACTGGACACTGAACACTGAACACTTTTTCATAAAGTTCGCCCCACTTGCACCGGAAAGACCAATGGCGGCAGAATCAACTCGCGGATGCCCTGCGCCTTCGTCTGCCTGATCGTCAGGGTGAGTTCAACGGCCGACGGCAGGCGGTCAGAGCCTTTGAGGGACCGCTGACCGGGCGACGCGGTGACTCTGCGCGGCAGAGGCTGAGAGGTTTCATCGAGCGAGGGGTCCCACATATCACGCCAGACGGGGGGGCGGTTCTCGTCCGGTCTACCCTCCGGTACCAGATACCGAAAGCGCACTTCCGTAACCCGCTCGTCAACGGATCTGGTCCGCTCTTCAAATGGCGTCGATGCCGAATCGGTCAGGGGATAGCTTGTCGTGGCCACCAGTCCCCCTCCGGACTCGATGCTATAGCCTACCATTCTGATCATGTGATTGAACGGTTCGCTTCCATAGATCTGCGGGAGGGCGGCAAACTCAATAGAGTCCGACTTACCATGAAACACAACCACATCCCTGTCCTGCTCTTTCACGCGCAACGGATAGATCATCGCCAGATCCCGCGCGAGCGTATCGATAAGGGTGCGATTGCGCTGATTCTCCTCCGCCCGCGCCTCCCCGCTCTCCCAGGACTTCACACCGATCTGGATCGCCCCCAACACAGCAGCGAAGATCAGTGCTACGATCGTGAGGGAGATCAGCAACTCCATCAACGTGAAGCCGCCCGCACCGGCTGGCACAGAGGGGTGAGGGCGAAGCCCGACACGCACCTCCCTTAATACTGGACACTTGACACTGGACACTGTCTTACTGGACGACACGCGTTTGCCCCAATTTTTTCTCGTCCACCGCCATCCTCAAGGTCTGCAGATTCACAGACTTCTCTCCGCGACGACTCGGCCATGAAATACGAACACTCACACTATAGAGTCGACCGGGAAGCTCTTCCGCCTGTTCGAGCGCCCGGATCTCCGATGCCCAACGGAATCCGCCGCCCAGTTCCCCTCCGTCGGCCGCGCGCGTCAGATCTCGCGCAACGGATACCTCGGCCATCTTATGTTGGGCCAGCAGAACCGCTTGGGTGTACTCCTCAGACGCCTTCGCCGAGCGAACGCCCGTCGCCAGCAACTCCATCGCCAGGGCGAATCCGATACCAAGAATCGCTAAAGCAATAATGACCTCCAGCAACGTAAAGCCGGCTTTGCCGGACGGTGTTGAGTGTTGAGCGTGACGTGTTGCGTATTGTGTCGGCAACTCGAAACGTTCTCCTCTTGGCACGTGACACTTAACCCTCGACACGTGGCACTTCTTCATGGTACTAGGCGGCTTCTCCGGTACTGATGCGAACCAACCCTACCGATGCATCCACCACAATTCGATAGCCTCTTCCCTTCTCGTCGGCGAGGTCGATCGATCCGCCCGTCGAACTCCCCTGCGGAAAGAAGACGATGACGCCGCGCTCATCCGGCAAAAGAGGGCCGGTTGCAAGCAGAACGGACTTGAGACTCACACCGGGCGGAAGCGAACGGACCCGCGCCTGCCGAATCTGAGCCAGCCAAGGCTGCTCGGGATCCTCGACCGTCTCTACCCGGTCGATCCCGCCGAGTCGGCTGACGATCCAGTCCGGTCCGCGGAGCCAGTAACGATTTGTCTGCCGGTCGAAGACCACCTCTAAGATGTCCTGGTTGGCAATGGCCTGGGTCCTGGCCAACCGACAGAGCGCGGCGATATCCCTGGTCGTCGCCTTAAGCTGAGCCTGCCCGAATGATCGGTTGAAGGCCGGCGCCACCAGGACTGTTGCCAACATGAGAATAAAGAGAACGACGGTGAGCTCGAGGAGTGTGAATCCCCCCGCCTCTCGCCTCGCCCTATTGTTCAACCTTCCCCCCTCCTTGCCTGATGCTCTTCCAGCTTACAACGTCCTGATTCTCCCCTTCGCCCCCCGCCACACCGTCACCGCCATATGAGACAATATCGTAGTCTCCGTGCTCTCCGGGCGCCTTGTAAACATATGAATGGGTCCACGGATCAACAGGAAGCTCTTCCTTTTTCAGATACGGCCCGTCCCAGTTTTCCACCCCTCCGGGATTCGTGAGGAGCGCCTTTAATCCTTCATCGCTGGTCGGGTAGCGGCCAACATCCAACCGAAAGTTATCGAGGGCTGCGCCGAACAACTCAATTTGGGCCTGAGCCGCCGCCTGCTTACCCTTTCCCACCCTGCCAAAAAGCTGGGGACCGACCAGGGCTGCCAACAGGCCGATGATAATGATGACAACCAGCAGCTCAATAAGGGTAAAACCGGCCTGACGGCGGGATGTTGAGTGTTGAGTGTTGAGTGTTGAGTGTTGAGTTCCAGACTGTTGAGACGTGCCGTCTAATGGAGGCTTATCCACTACCCCCGCTAAGGTCGATTGGTACAGCGACACCTGTGTTTCGTCACACTGCATAATGGCCAAAGGTCATCCCTCCTGTGCGCTAGTAACTCAACACTCGAAACTGACAACTGTTGTATTATAGTGGAAGCTCGTTAATGCTGAAGATGGCAAGCAGCATCGACAGCACAATGAACCCGACGATAAGCCCAAGAGAGAGGATCAGGACCGGCTCCAGCAACGAGGTCAGGCGCTTGACGGTCCGTCGCACGCGCTCGTCGTACGTGTCGGCTACCCGTATCAGCATTTCCTCGAGTCGTCCGGTCTCCTCCCCCACCTTGGCCATATGGATGGCAAAGGATGGAAAGGCGGCCGCGGCTCGCAGCGGACCGCTGATCCCCTCGCCCCGCTTCACCCCCTCTTGCAACCTGGACATGGCGGCGGCAATCACCCGATTGGTAATCGTCTCTTTGACAATAGAAACGGCGGCAAGCACCGGGACGCCGCTTTGGAGAAGCGTCCCAAACGTTCGCGCGAAGCGAGAGACCTCAATCTCCTGGATCAGGCGCCCGAGTATCGGTAGCGCTAACTTCCACTGATCCCACTGCGTCTTACCCTGCTCCGTCTGTAAATAGGCCCGGAGACCGACCCAACCGAGGATGATCAGCCCTGCAAACAACCACCAGTAGCTGGTGGTCAACGCGCTGATCGCCAACAGCATCCTGGTCGGCAGCGGCATGAGTTGCTTGGTATCCGCAAATATCTGAGCAAATCGCGGAATCACAAAGTTCATCATGACCATGACGGCGCCGCCACCCACACCAAGCAGCAAAATCGGGTAGATCAGGGCCGACGTCACCTCATCCCGCACCGCCTTTGAACGCTCAAGAAACCCGGCCAGACGAGTGAGGATCACCTCCAATACACCGCTCGCCTCCCCCGCCTTGACCATATTGATATACAGTCGGGAGAAGAGTCGAGGGTACTTGGCCAAACCGTCGGCAAAGGCATTGCCCGCCTGGATATCGGTCAGGATACCACGAAGAATCGACCGAAACCGTTGGTTATCGGTCAAGTCCACAAGAATCGCCAGGCTCCGGTCCAACTCCATTCCGGCCTCAAGCAACGTGGCGAGTTGCTGCGTAAAGGCCAACACATCTTGCGCCGATGGGCCTCTCGTCAGTCGGATCTGAAACCGAGCGGCGCCGGGTCCGGTGTCTGCGGCAGCACCCGCCTGTCCGATCTTGATCGGGTAGTAGCCGTTGGATCGGAGCCACGCGACGACGGCCCGTTCATCAGAGGCCTCCATGGTCCCCTGAACGAGTTTGGCAGTGCGATCGGTAGCAGTATATTGGAACGTTCCCATATGTACGTACCGTTGTTACTGACACGGAACAGGACGGTAAGTTTAGGACTATAGCAACTAGCGGTGGGCTGTCAACACAAATCAGGCTCTAGCTGTTGCGTGAACTTAGCGAAAAACAAAGCAGATTGGGGTTACCCTGTCTGTTCTGTGCTGCAACCGAAATGAATGCACGATTTCGCATCACACCGCGACTCGACCTACGCCTCCTCTTTGGTGACCCGAAGCAGGTCTTCCACGGTGGTAATCCCCTGCCGGACCTTCAGCCAACCGTCTTCCCATAGGGTGTTCATGCCGAATGCTATCGCCGTCTGCCGAATCGCGTTCGAATCCGCCTTCGTCAGGATCAACCGCTGGATCTCTTCGTTGACCACCAAGAACTCATAGATGCCGCTACGGCCATGGTATCCGGTAAAGTTGCAGGCGGCACATCCTTTCCCTCGAAAGACCTGCAGCGAACCGTCGACCTCGATCTTCATCCCCATTTTCCGGACCGCTGCTGCATCCAAATAGTAGGGCTCCCGGCACTCGGGACAGATGACGCGAACCAGACGTTGAGCGAGAACGGCTACCAGGACACTGGACACCAGGTAGTTTTCGATGCCCATATCCAGGAGTCGCGTGATAGCGCCTGGCGCATCGTTGGTGTGCAGTGTACTGAACACCAAATGCCCGGTCAGTGCCGAATGGATGGCAATGTCTGCGGTCTCCGCATCGCGAATCTCTCCGACCATAATAACATCGGGATCCTGACGAACAATCGAGCGCAGGCCGCTGGCGAAGGTCAGGCCGATCTTCGACTTGACATGGATCTGATTAACCCCTTGAAGCTGATACTCTACCGGGTCTTCGATCGTAATGATCTTTTTATCGGCCGAGTTAATCTCGCTCAGCGCCGTATACAGGGTGGTGGTCTTCCCGCTTCCGGTCGGACCGGTTACCAGGATCATGCCGTGCGGCTTTCTGATCAGCCGCTGGAACTGTACACGAACATCCTCCGGCATGCCCATATCCCCAAGACTCACCAGGAGGCTGCTGCGATCCAGGATTCGCATGACCACGCTTTCCCCGTGCAAGGTGGGAACCGTGGACACGCGGAGGTCCAAGTCCTTGCCCTGCATCTGCAGTCTGATCCGGCCGTCCTGCGGAAGCCGCCGTTCCGCAATATTCATCTTAGCCATGATCTTCACGCGGGAGATGACCGCCCGTTGCAGCCGCTTGGGAGGCGACTCCTGATCCAGCAGCACGCCATCCACCCGATAGCGGATTCGAAGCGCATCCTCGAAGGGCTCAATATGAATATCGCTGGCTCGGGCCTCTACGGCACGGGTGATGAGCAGGTTCACCAGCTGAATGACCGGCGCCTCGGAGGCCAGGTCGCGGAGGTGGTCGATATCCTCACGATCCTCGCCGGCCCCTCCGCCCTCCTCCTCGCCGTACCCTTTGACGATCTTCTCGATCGTTGTCTGGCCATCGCCATACAGTTGGTCGATCGCCTCAAGAATCTCTCGTTCATTCGCTATGCAGACACTGACCGCAAGCCCTGTGCTCAGTCGAATATCATCCAGTGTATACGGATCGGTCAGATCGCTCATGGCCACGGTCAATACACCGTCTTTCACGTCAATCGGAAAGACCTTGTGTTCCCGCAGGTATTTTGGCGAAAGGCGATCGCGGATTGGAACAGGCGTGATTGAGAGAGAGGCGAGCGGCAGGTAGGGAAGCGAATATTGTGTGGCGAGGGCCTTACCTACGTCCTCTTCCGAGGTGTATCCGATCTCTACAAGGGTCTCGCCCAGCCGTTTGCCGATTTCCCGTTGGTGACTAAGCCCCCGCTGGAGTTGCTCTCGTGTGATGGAGCCGTCACGAATCAGGATTTCACCGATGGGTTCGCGTCCCTCGCCGGCTTGCCCACTGCTCATTGTACGATCCGTCTTGTTGACATAGTAAGGACTTCCGCCGCTCAACTGGCCCACCAACCCATGAGATTATCGACCGATCGAACCGGTAAGATGATAGATCGGCCCGAAAGAACGTGTCAAGGACTTAACGCTGCCCCACAATAGACATAGACAATCTACCCTATTCGCAGGTTTATCATCAGCTCGACAGTCGCCGGCATCCCCCATGACGAGGCGACAAGAAAGCCAGGAGGGTGACAGTCCTCGATGACGACAACGGTGAGCGCGCCGCACGTCCGGAAGTCGTTCGTCATGACGCGGCGCCATCCCTATTCCGGCAGATCGAATCCGCTTGACATTTCGACAGGTTACCTGATAAAGAAATAGCTCTACGAACGTCCCAAGTGGCGATGCCTGCATGGACCACGGTAATACCCTCAGTCATGATACTGCGAAGGGACGAATGGCAATGTACGATCTCATGACGACCCACCCAATCAGAAGTGAGCATGTGACCTGGAAGGTCATCGAGGGTGAGAGCGTCCTCCTCGATCTGAAAACCGGTGTCTATTTCAGCCTGAATGAGACCGGGACGCTCGCCTGGGAA
The nucleotide sequence above comes from Candidatus Methylomirabilota bacterium. Encoded proteins:
- the gspG gene encoding type II secretion system protein GspG, with the protein product MDKPPLDGTSQQSGTQHSTLNTQHSTSRRQAGFTLIELLVVIIIIGLLAALVGPQLFGRVGKGKQAAAQAQIELFGAALDNFRLDVGRYPTSDEGLKALLTNPGGVENWDGPYLKKEELPVDPWTHSYVYKAPGEHGDYDIVSYGGDGVAGGEGENQDVVSWKSIRQGGGKVEQ
- a CDS encoding type II secretion system protein GspF, giving the protein MGTFQYTATDRTAKLVQGTMEASDERAVVAWLRSNGYYPIKIGQAGAAADTGPGAARFQIRLTRGPSAQDVLAFTQQLATLLEAGMELDRSLAILVDLTDNQRFRSILRGILTDIQAGNAFADGLAKYPRLFSRLYINMVKAGEASGVLEVILTRLAGFLERSKAVRDEVTSALIYPILLLGVGGGAVMVMMNFVIPRFAQIFADTKQLMPLPTRMLLAISALTTSYWWLFAGLIILGWVGLRAYLQTEQGKTQWDQWKLALPILGRLIQEIEVSRFARTFGTLLQSGVPVLAAVSIVKETITNRVIAAAMSRLQEGVKRGEGISGPLRAAAAFPSFAIHMAKVGEETGRLEEMLIRVADTYDERVRRTVKRLTSLLEPVLILSLGLIVGFIVLSMLLAIFSINELPL
- the gspE gene encoding type II secretion system protein GspE, which codes for MSSGQAGEGREPIGEILIRDGSITREQLQRGLSHQREIGKRLGETLVEIGYTSEEDVGKALATQYSLPYLPLASLSITPVPIRDRLSPKYLREHKVFPIDVKDGVLTVAMSDLTDPYTLDDIRLSTGLAVSVCIANEREILEAIDQLYGDGQTTIEKIVKGYGEEEGGGAGEDREDIDHLRDLASEAPVIQLVNLLITRAVEARASDIHIEPFEDALRIRYRVDGVLLDQESPPKRLQRAVISRVKIMAKMNIAERRLPQDGRIRLQMQGKDLDLRVSTVPTLHGESVVMRILDRSSLLVSLGDMGMPEDVRVQFQRLIRKPHGMILVTGPTGSGKTTTLYTALSEINSADKKIITIEDPVEYQLQGVNQIHVKSKIGLTFASGLRSIVRQDPDVIMVGEIRDAETADIAIHSALTGHLVFSTLHTNDAPGAITRLLDMGIENYLVSSVLVAVLAQRLVRVICPECREPYYLDAAAVRKMGMKIEVDGSLQVFRGKGCAACNFTGYHGRSGIYEFLVVNEEIQRLILTKADSNAIRQTAIAFGMNTLWEDGWLKVRQGITTVEDLLRVTKEEA